From the Juglans microcarpa x Juglans regia isolate MS1-56 chromosome 3D, Jm3101_v1.0, whole genome shotgun sequence genome, the window TACATTTTCCTATTGATTTTGAGATGAGTGGAGTGATCGCACAACAAACCGTTGTATTCACACTATATTTGGCACAGACCATTTGAAATCTTCAGCTTTTATCCTCATCAACGGATACGATTCACGTGAGCAAAGGGCTCAGGGTTTGATTTGGGAGCAGGTTTAGCCACTTCCGGGACCCCAAAGACGTTCCAGAATCTGAGTGTTTCATCAGCTGCCGCCGATGCCACAGTGCAACCATCTGGGCTCTGGAAAAAGTTCGGGATGATCAATGTTTGGTTATGAACAAGGAACATGGTCAGGAAAATCATCAACTAGATGGAAAGTATTTTAAGTAAATGTGATATATACCTGAGCCATGAAAAGAACTCTAGAAGTATGACCATTTAGCTCTGCCATCTTCACCATTGATGGATATTTCCAAAGTGTGAGCTGATTCTGAGTAAACCCATGAGAGCTAAGCAACTCTCTTTCGTTCTTGTTCCATAACAGAGCACAAACCTGCGAGCCAGTGTCCACCGAGTTCAAGCACGCACCCGTATGGGTATTCCAGAACTTTATGCATCTATCGCCTCCACCTCCACCAGAGGCAAGCAAATTGCTCTGGAAAGGACACCAAGCGAGGGCTTTCACGGCAGATATATGGTCCTCGAGCCTGTGAAGCCACTGTGTTGCTGAATTTGAGGATGCCATTGATCTGTCCCAGATGTGGAGGAGATTATCGTTACCTCCACTCGCCAATTGCTGACCTGAGGACGACCATTTTAGCCCACAAACCTCTTGTTCATGCCCTCTGTAGGTTTCAACAATGTGTTCTCTGATTCTTACATCGTTGTTGATGATCATGCCGTCCATTCCTCCAGTTGTAAGGATATGATTGTTCCATGCCAACGACCCCACTCGTGATCTGTGACCACCTCGCAATGTTCTTAGCTGCAAAAGCAAACATAACATAGCCACTGGCATTAGACAAATTATCATCAGAAAATAACGAATATgaaagaagaatgaaaaaaaccaagaaaaccTGTCGATTTGCTGTTGAATCCCACAGCTGTACTTCAGAATTGTTCAAACCAATGGCAATGTGCCGGCCATCAGGAGCCCAGTTAACACTGGTAATGGGGCCATCTTCCTCATCAATACTGACAAGTTCAGAAGTAGAACCGTTCGAAGCATCCCAGAGATAAACCGTATTCCCAAGAGCAATTGCGAGAACGTTGCAGCTTCCCCAGTCCAGTAAATTTAGGTAGTAATCATCAACCAGGTGAGGAGCATCTAATGTTCTCTCAGAAGTCTGCGTAAACAAACCGAATGAATTAGAATTTAACATCACAATTACTGCAAGAACAAATCGACAAAACAATAAGATCattcaaaaaagttaatttCCTTCCTCAAAATGAAATTCAGATGGGGGGGCATATTATCTCAAAGCCAAAAATGTGCCATCTTTACAATGAAATTGTCCGCTCTTACTGCAAAATCTGTACAATCTATCCTACTTAGCGATGCTGGCACTGACTTTAGACCACAATGTGAATATCGCATGAGCATACAAGAGGTTTATATATAGGATGAAATTGGGATAGCTTAGTTTTTTAGGCTCACtcatataattcaaatacacCCCATAAGCTGCCCAACTTTGATTCTAAATTTAATCAAGTCCCATGATCTGTAAGCAGCAACTTATCCATGAAAGACTAAAATGATATACCCACCTGAGGAATGTTTCGCCGGGACTTCGTAGGCTTATCATGGTTGAGAGAAGAGGAGAATTCACGCGGGAAGGACTCCACCGGGACAGGCGGCTTGTTTTTGAAGGCGAGGATTCGGGTCCGGTTCATGTTGAAGGTCTCAGCCAGCCGCTTCCTGTAGGCCTCTCTTGATGGTGAGTTTGAAGTTGGGTTCTCCTTACCTTTCCTCCCTTCTGTCAGCATGTAATGTGCGTAATCGAAGTCCATTGCTGATCTGTTCGGTATGAATCTATCCAACTACGCATAAGGAAGAAGATTTCATCAGATCGAAAATGAAGAAACCAGAGGTGCGTTTCAGGTTTCAAGTGCAAAAAAACCGAGTTTTAAATGTCATGCAAGGAAATAAGTGTGACATTTGGCAGTCAAAATCAACAGATAAAGCACCTGTTCCagatataaatttttgaaaaaagaagtcTCCTTATATAAACAGGATAGTTGAAATttgtgaaagaaaaaggaaacccCATATCGGAAATCAAAGTTGAAGATGAACCCAATTCAGAGTTCAGTATATCAGACCAAAAAATCCCCTACATCTCAGCAATTAAATTGCACCAAAACCCTTTGTcagaaaataagtaaaagaatactcgaagtattaagagctaagaaaaattgaaagaactAAGAAGCAATAACAGagctaattattacaaaaaaaggaaaaaaaaaaaaaaagagtacattTTCTCGAGCGTTCTTTCTCTGCATAAACTGTTCTTGAAGTGGGCACCGAGATTGGTCCTTCAAGTTCACAGAAGAATTCCAAGATCCTGCATCCATAACTCTAAAacaaacacaatatatatatatatatacacacacacacacaaacagaGCAATAGATAGAGAGAAAGATAGCAAAACCCTGCAAAATCAGATAAATAAACACAAACGAAGAAACAAGAAAGCCCGAAAAAAGATTTAGactaaagaaacaaaatatagtTTTGAAAGAAATGTATGTCGTCGTTGATCTTTGAGCgcttcacagagagagagagagagagagagagagagagaggttgggaTTGAGAGGAATGAGACGCACAAGAGGGTTTATATAACTATCATAATGATCTTCGGGCATGCTGTCGTTCTTTTTTATTAGGTAATACACTGAAGTTTAAAAATTGTAACGGCTATTTTCTGAGAGGGCCAATGTCCTTTTTCATAATTTGGATTTGGAGCCGTTGAAATTTTGTGCGGACGAAAATGACCCTTTCTCAAGTCCGAGCACCGACACACTCCGACTCCCCTCCTATTCGCATACATTCCGATTCGCATTGCACCGATCAGGGCCGGCTCAAGGCCATTTATGCCATTGCCTAGGCACCCACTAGgcctccaaaaataaaaatgagataaataaaaataaaaactattttattaaataaaaatttaaataatttttatattttttaatgtgtaaGGCCTCGTAATactaaatctaatatttaatataatgaattatttatattttaaataattttttaagaccTTACTAAattgagatataaaatttacattaaggcctcattttacgttgttatattaaatataaattcaaaaaaaaatttatttaaagattttattttattaaaaattttgagaattattccatataataatttatatttttacgaATGGATTACTTAACTTTTGCCTTAAGCCTAAATTTGTATTGAGCTGCTCCTACCGAGCAGATTTCGATTTTGATTCCAATTTCGATTAGTCTAACTAGAgttggattttgatttttttattaagttttttctctagttcatttaaaattttaatttaacaaTTTTAGACTCTCACTAATTAGATTGGGCttctaaatttcaattttttttaaatttttttttataaaaata encodes:
- the LOC121256321 gene encoding cell division cycle 20.2, cofactor of APC complex-like — translated: MDAGSWNSSVNLKDQSRCPLQEQFMQRKNARENLDRFIPNRSAMDFDYAHYMLTEGRKGKENPTSNSPSREAYRKRLAETFNMNRTRILAFKNKPPVPVESFPREFSSSLNHDKPTKSRRNIPQTSERTLDAPHLVDDYYLNLLDWGSCNVLAIALGNTVYLWDASNGSTSELVSIDEEDGPITSVNWAPDGRHIAIGLNNSEVQLWDSTANRQLRTLRGGHRSRVGSLAWNNHILTTGGMDGMIINNDVRIREHIVETYRGHEQEVCGLKWSSSGQQLASGGNDNLLHIWDRSMASSNSATQWLHRLEDHISAVKALAWCPFQSNLLASGGGGGDRCIKFWNTHTGACLNSVDTGSQVCALLWNKNERELLSSHGFTQNQLTLWKYPSMVKMAELNGHTSRVLFMAQSPDGCTVASAAADETLRFWNVFGVPEVAKPAPKSNPEPFAHVNRIR